The proteins below are encoded in one region of Microbispora sp. NBC_01189:
- a CDS encoding class I adenylate-forming enzyme family protein: MTRTTRTRRMPALTVPELLRLRAQQEPDGVAMIVEGQGTLTFAEWERRSAALAAGLAEQGVVPGDRVALHFGSRDWIDFAVAFCGVLEAGAVAVPMSDRLAPAEIRYMVGHCSASAVLLGRDLALPPALPAARSDESAAPAAPEPWTATPAELESRVSGGVSVAGHGSRPAAPPVRPGDLAQILYTSGTTGRPKGVGASHANLAYGCVTQPRHRRFAHSRHLLHAFPIGTNAGQTMLINALDARPTVLTPARFTPGRFARLIETYRPGTVFLVPSMAVELLDAGLHERHDMSGVMLLGSAAAALPPALAERLAAAFPNATVTNYYTSTEAAPAQTIMIYDRARPAALGRPAFDGSLRIADEEGGPLPPGETGEVWMRSPAASRSYYGDEEASARAFRDGWVRMGDIGYVDADGYLYLVDRESDVVKTGAYKVSTLQVEAALYEHPEIAEAAVFGLPHPVLGSVLGAAVVARSGLPSVPVPGSAPVPVPGPGLSASEVRAFLMDRLAWHELPERILVVDDLPRNQSGKVIKKELLTLLGDSMISKEGE; the protein is encoded by the coding sequence ATGACGCGCACGACGAGGACGCGGAGGATGCCCGCGCTCACCGTGCCGGAGTTGCTGCGGCTGCGCGCCCAGCAGGAGCCGGACGGCGTCGCGATGATCGTCGAGGGGCAGGGGACGCTCACCTTCGCGGAGTGGGAGCGCAGGTCGGCGGCGCTCGCCGCCGGGCTGGCGGAGCAGGGCGTCGTCCCGGGCGACCGGGTGGCGCTGCACTTCGGCAGCCGTGACTGGATCGACTTCGCGGTGGCGTTCTGCGGGGTGCTCGAAGCGGGCGCGGTGGCCGTGCCGATGTCGGACCGGCTGGCGCCGGCCGAGATCCGCTACATGGTCGGGCACTGCTCGGCGTCGGCGGTGCTGCTCGGCCGGGACCTCGCTCTCCCGCCGGCCCTGCCGGCGGCCCGCTCGGACGAGTCAGCGGCCCCGGCGGCGCCGGAACCGTGGACCGCGACCCCGGCGGAGCTCGAATCGCGCGTATCCGGCGGCGTATCCGTCGCCGGGCACGGCTCCCGCCCGGCCGCGCCGCCGGTGCGGCCCGGCGACCTGGCGCAGATCCTCTACACCTCGGGCACGACCGGGCGGCCCAAGGGAGTGGGCGCGAGCCACGCGAACCTGGCCTACGGGTGCGTCACGCAGCCCAGGCACCGCAGGTTCGCCCACTCGCGGCACCTGCTGCACGCCTTCCCGATCGGCACCAACGCCGGCCAGACGATGCTGATCAACGCGCTGGACGCCCGGCCCACCGTGCTGACCCCCGCGCGGTTCACCCCCGGCAGGTTCGCCCGGCTCATCGAGACCTACCGCCCCGGCACCGTCTTCCTGGTGCCCTCCATGGCGGTCGAACTCCTCGACGCGGGGCTGCACGAGCGGCACGACATGTCCGGCGTGATGCTGCTGGGCTCGGCGGCGGCGGCGCTGCCCCCCGCTCTGGCGGAGCGGCTGGCGGCGGCCTTCCCGAACGCGACGGTGACGAACTACTACACGTCCACCGAGGCCGCCCCCGCCCAGACCATCATGATCTACGACCGGGCCCGCCCGGCCGCGCTGGGGCGGCCCGCGTTCGACGGGTCGCTGCGCATCGCCGACGAGGAGGGCGGCCCGCTCCCGCCCGGGGAGACCGGCGAGGTGTGGATGCGGTCGCCCGCCGCCAGCAGGTCCTACTACGGCGACGAGGAGGCCAGCGCCCGCGCGTTCCGCGACGGCTGGGTGCGGATGGGCGACATCGGATACGTGGACGCCGACGGCTACCTCTACCTCGTCGACCGGGAGAGCGACGTGGTCAAGACGGGCGCGTACAAGGTGTCCACGCTCCAGGTGGAGGCGGCGCTGTACGAGCACCCGGAGATCGCCGAGGCGGCCGTGTTCGGCCTCCCGCACCCGGTGCTGGGCTCCGTGCTGGGCGCCGCGGTCGTGGCCAGATCCGGCCTCCCATCGGTCCCGGTGCCGGGCTCGGCACCGGTTCCGGTTCCGGGGCCGGGATTGTCGGCGAGCGAGGTACGCGCCTTCCTGATGGACCGGCTGGCCTGGCACGAGCTGCCCGAACGCATCCTCGTGGTCGACGACCTGCCCAGGAACCAGTCAGGAAAGGTCATCAAGAAGGAACTGCTCACGTTGCTGGGCGACTCCATGATCAGCAAAGAAGGCGAGTGA